From the genome of Phlebotomus papatasi isolate M1 chromosome 2, Ppap_2.1, whole genome shotgun sequence:
GTTATTGTTTTCTAAATACTAATAAAGGGCTAGATAAACCAGGAAGAAGCAATATCCTGGAAAGGACTTCCCACTTAATCATTTCCAAATAGTCTTTAACCGAAAGACATCCGCGCAGTAATCAAAACAGCTCATCATAGTTCATTACGCACAACTGATCCTACAAAATACAGAGCATGAGCTTGGAATCATGAATATGTGGCTTTGCCATCAATATCGAGGTATGATCACtatggtgtcacatataagttTAATATCTTTTGAACtacgagaatggcaaaaaataaGACAGCAAGTATTTCAtctttcctctctctctcttattTTCCTAATTCCTATAAAATTGGCAGTCACTAaattgctcgaaaactgaccgaatcacagttggtacgcatggaaaattgctagaATTGCCTTTAATACGATTTAGAGGATTTAGAAAACAATtgatacgaacagtaatatcgtactcatcgtattactctaCTTGAAAAATGTGTGTGGTGTGCCCTGGCGTTATCTTGATGGAACACAACACCCTTCATATTGGCATTGGCCAATTCTATGCGCTTCTGGTCAATTGCTTGGTTCAATCTAGTCAGTTGTTGACTATAGAGGTCAGAATTGAGCGTATGGCCATTGGGCAGTAGCCCATAGTGGATGATTCCCTTCTAATCCCACCAAATACAAGGAAAAAACTTTTTGAACGTTAATCCGGGCTTGGTGATCGTTAGGGCCGGctccaggggcctctcgacatttcatttttccatacgtttttgcatagatgcactgaagactattggcaagttttttcctaaagagaattgacttattagtctgatatatttcgaaattgtgcgttAAAAAAAGCTATCatcaaatacatatttcataatgttcgccgaaataatgcAAGAACTACgaagaaatttgtttaagtcgcggtgcaatatctgcaaaaattttacaaggaaaagtgaaaaatatcttcacttttcattaggcttgatgggccccttgCCGGTTTATTACGCTTGGACCACAATTTTTCCGTCTGCTGTTCTCATATGAGCCCCATTTCTCATCGCCAGTTACCATTCGTTTCAAAAATGGATCAATTTCTTTGCGTTTATCTAAGTACTAAGTCTCAATTTAGATTTGGTTATCTTCAGTCATCAACTAAGTCATCTTAGTGAGGAGCTAAGCATGAATCTCATGTCTAAAGGCCGTATTTGGTAGAATTTATGTTTTTGGTtttcattttttagataaaatttacagaaaatatcgCTTTCATCGTGACCAGGAAGTATGTTTATAATTGGTAAAAATCTGCTTTTCTGTTTTACTATCtcatttgtattttatttttggtgGAGGGGCTTTTCGcgagttattttttattttttggttgACAAAAATTAAGGCTATGCAATCTTCTTCTTTTGCAGAAACCTGTCGGTGGCGTATCTGTTTTGCCTTCAAAGAAGAAGGATGATCCTAAGGAGAAACCAGAAAAACAGGCAACTGCTGTTAATGGTAAGATTCATTTTTTAGAAATACTTGTAAAGatttaattattattctttttttttgttaatattcttaaaatttgtggaaaattttcagGTAACGAAACCGATCCGAATGATTCAACTTTGAATACATCTGATGAAAAGTCTCCAACTTCGAAGAGAAGGGTAAGTTAAGTTGATTGATAttgtttgaaataaaaatcttttaagaGAAAATCAGTGTCTATAAGGCATTCTACGTTTGCATTTTGctacaatatatatatattttttatagtttGTTGATATAAAATCCAATTGAATTATACCGTAGCTTTGGATAAAGTAGTTTTGAAAGGCAGCATCTTAAGTACCTTTATTGAGCTTAGCAATATCTATAGTTTTCCCATAAGATTGAGTGTTtgaacttattttattttttgtatctcttttatttctttgcaattccaaaatcaccctcctgcctaaaaaaaaaaaacaaaaaacaaaaaacaaaacaattccttaatccctggaaacaaaatcaaaatcaatGTTTAGGGATTGGGAATCTTCTCCTCAGGCAGGAAGAAGGATAAAACACCACCCAAGGATAAGACACCGCCCAAGGATAAGACACCACCTAAAGATAAAACACCACCTAAAGATAAGGCACCGTCTAAAGACGAAAAGAAAATTGCCGTTGCTGTGGAAACACCAACCACAGGAAAGGAACAAACCCAACAATCTGGTTTTACGAAACCGTATGAGTACACTGATGACGATCCAAATGTCAGTCCATCGAGGAAAAATTATACTCAAGGTGGGTTTAGGTATGACCAAGATCCTACGATTCGGGCAAAGGATCAAGATGGTAGTGGTGGACAATTGAGTCCAAATTCTCAGGCTAGACGTGCCACAGGTCTGGCATTTAACTATGCTCCTGGTGAAGATCAGAAAGTCAAGGAGGAAGCAGTTAAGAGACAGACAGGTGGGGAATTGTCACCGAAAACAAGGGAGAAACTTGCTCGTGGCGAATTGTCACCCAAGACCAGAGATAAGTTACTCAAGGAGGGTAATTTGTCACCTAAGACCAAGCAAAAGCTTTTGGAACCCATTAAAATTGGAACAGGTGGATCGTATTCGCCCAATAAGGATACAGCAGCAGGTCTTGCCAAAGAGACAGGACCTGCAGGTACCTACAAAACCCTTCAGGACCCTAATGCTGCTCTCTTGAATGCCGAGAGGCAAGCTACAGGAAGAGCTCCTGTAGTAGCAGCAGCTGCTGTTGCAAAGCCTCCGGCTGAGCCGAAGAGGAAGAAGGTGAAGATTATGGTGGTTGTATCCAAATTGGATCCCAAGACCAAGAAAATGGATCCTTCGTCTGGAACTGTTGAACACAGTACGGGTATTTTGGATACAGAAACTGGTAAAATTGAATCCAAATACGGAGTAATTGATCCCAAGAAAGCGACTTTGGAAGCCCTTGATGAAAGAACGGGTAAGGTAGAAACCCATCAAGGAACCATTGAACCCAAATCTGGACATATTCACCTGACATCAGGAGTTATGAATCCGGACACAGGTAGGATTGATGATAGTCTTGGTGAGGTCATATGTGTAGCTCCTGTGGATAATCCAATGATGGAAGTAACCGCCATCACTGGAAAGATTGATCCAACAACAGGAAAGGTTGATACTGTGAACGGAGATGTTGAACGTTCTAAAGGTGTCTTTAACGTTCAGTCAGGATTCATTGATACCAAGTACGGACAATTGAATCCCAAGACCGGTGAGGTAAGAACTGTGGATCCTAAGTCAGGAAAAGCACAGTCTAAGAAAGCCCATGTGGATCCTGTTACTGGACAAATCACATTGACGGGTGTTGTTGATCCCAAAACCAACAAAGTTGATCCTCAACTGGCTCATTTGGTTGCTATTGGAAATCATTTGGAGCCTGTTGTTGAAGTGGTCGGTGTTGCAGGTAAAGTTGACAAGAAGGGTCTGATAGACCCAAAGACCGCTACAGTTGAGGCATCAACTGGACAAGTTGATTCAGATACTGGGAAGATTGATACAAAGTATGGACAATTTGACTTGGTCAAGCATACAGTAACTTTTGTTGATCCTAAGAGTGGAAAAACCGAAGTTAAGGATATCAAAGTTGATCCAGCAACAGGTCAGGTTCTTCTCAAAAATCAAGTTAATCCCAAGAGTGGAAAACCAGAGAAGGACTTTGGTCGATTGGTTTCACTTAGAATTGTCCAAACACGTCTTGATCCAGCCACCGGTAAAGTAGTTCCAGCTGAAGAGGTAAAGGATGCAATTATTGATCCTAAAACCAATCAGATTTGGGTGCCTGCTGGAAAGGATCCCAAGACCGGTGAAGCTCTGTATACATCGAGTCAAGTTGATCCAAAAACTGGATATGTCATCACAATTTATGGGTATCTCAATAAGAAGAACAATGAAATTGAGAAACAAACAAAGGTCGATCCGAATCTTACAAAAGTCGACGCAACCACAGGGCAAGTATTTGCTGCAACTGGTGAAAGGGATCCTGCAACGGGTGAACCCCTGTTCAGTGCCTCCCAAGCAGATCCCGAAACCGGTGATGTGTACACAAAGGTGGGAAAAGTTGAtccaaaaacaggaaaaattgtCCTCGTTAAGATTGTTTTGGTAACGAAAAAAGATGAACGTGGAAAACCGAAAGAACTCTCACCGGCAGAGTGTGAGATTGATCCAGAAACTGGTAGAATTAGCAATGTCTTCAGTAAAACTGTCTATGTGTACAATATGGTTGATCCGATTACGGGTGAAATAATTGAGGTGGATCCAAATGATCCACGAGTTGCTGGTGCCAGGACCACTGTAGTCCAAACAATGTCCCTTACTGGTGAAATTGATCCCGTTACGGGACGCATCAAAACCGAATATGGCCTTATTGATCCCAATACAGGGGATATTGATCCAGCGACAGCTGTCACAGATCCAGTTACAGGAAAGAAGATTCTCAATTATACCCAAATTGATCCAGCACACTTTGGCAAGGAAGTCACTACGACAAAAGAAACCGTTCCAATTACACGCGAACAATTCTTTGAGGGTATTAAACATCTACCTCGTGATGCCCTACGACGAGACAGTGAAGCTAGCTCTGAGGGTGATGTGGCTCAATATGCTAGCGATGGAGCTGGTGTTAAGGATGTCAGTGCCAGTGGACAGAAGTTGGGTAAATACGTGACACCACCAACAGTGGTGAAGACAACAACGAAACAAGTGATGACCCGCGATGAAGGCGGTGTCACGCATGCTGTTGAGGAAGAAATCCGCAATTTAGGCACCGGAGAGGTGACATACAACACGCAGGAACATAAGGTACGTCCTCATTTCAATTACCATCACTGTTTCATGCGCATTTGACTTTAAATTCAAAGAATAGGCCTGTAATTCGTAATGACAAATGGCCTAGTCAGAGAATGATAGGAAATACAGGTAATGTGTTTAATCAGGTGGTTCCCTTGTCCCAAAACAAAATGTCTTGCTTCTTGTTCATTTGAGTTCAGAGTTTCAAGCATGATTTGTGATAAAGCACTTTGATGTTTGAAGAAAGTTTCTCACCAACAGATGTCAGTAAGTCGGTTTTGTGATTATTGGTCGTACAATATGTTTGACcaaaatttgatttacttgTCCTTAGCTTCGTAAAAACCACAACAAATAGAACACAATTCTCTTTTGTGTAGtgggtaataaaaaaaagaccaaCATGAAACaaattcttaattaaaaaaaaaggagataaaatattaaatttgaaagaaaagaaattaaaagaacTAGCGTACAAACCTCAGTCTGGAAATGTATATGAATCCCCTGAGACGAGTAACGAGGGCCCTGAGCATCACGGAAGTACGTTATAGTAAATACACTAGATGTCTGTGACATTGTAtccctgcttttcgtaagctttgcTTTATTTAAAGAACTTAAGGATGATTTTTAGACTATCCCTGAATGCTTGAATCAAAGAAAAGCTTGCGAAAAGCAGGGGTGCAAAGTCAGCCTAGGAGTTcaatgcaaagtcacccgcgtCTGCGTTACCTTTTATATAGAAGAGGCCAGGAAAATGTTTCCACGTCTGCTTTAGGCATAATGTCTGAACCCTGGCTGACCTCTCCTTCTCAAGAGAAAAGCTAAGTATACCAGGCTTCTAGTCGAAATGAGACGATTGAGAAAGACAAGAGAACGCGATTGAAGGAAAGTTGGGAGGTCGTATCCAACAAACACGTACCTATACGAAGTAATGTGGTAACAGGAGCCTAGAGCGCAGATATAGCCTACACAGTTATTAAAAGCTACTATCAGGCGGCGTATAGTTGCGAC
Proteins encoded in this window:
- the LOC129802920 gene encoding protein 4.1 homolog isoform X6, encoding MPAEATKTAPPPATNAGVTQPPSAMSEEQTTPKKKSVASSGKAALAKVTLLDGSVLDVTIDRKAKGRDLLNSICAGLNIIEKDYFGLIYQTPTDPRTWLELDKPVAKFFKSDPWILQFAVKFYPPEPAQLQEDITRYHLCLQVRNDILEGRLPCSFITHALLGSYLVQSELGDYDPQEMKNRAYLKDFRFAPNQTPELEDKVVDLHKSHKGQTPAEAELHYLENAKKLAMYGVDLHPAKDSEGVDILLGVCATGLLVYRDKLRINRFAWPKILKISYKRHNFYIKIRPGEFEQYESTIGFKLANHRAAKKLWKACVEHHTFFRLMTPEPVNKSGIFPRFGSKFRYSGRTMYETRKNPIDRPAPAFERSLTGKRLSSRSMDALALEKEQNKDANKRHTMSHPPDHIPELDSPRQSRSPLKKDKKEKLKRESSTGTASASSQSSLEGEYETTGGSSTDQKPVGGVSVLPSKKKDDPKEKPEKQATAVNGNETDPNDSTLNTSDEKSPTSKRRGLGIFSSGRKKDKTPPKDKTPPKDKTPPKDKTPPKDKAPSKDEKKIAVAVETPTTGKEQTQQSGFTKPYEYTDDDPNVSPSRKNYTQGGFRYDQDPTIRAKDQDGSGGQLSPNSQARRATGLAFNYAPGEDQKVKEEAVKRQTGGELSPKTREKLARGELSPKTRDKLLKEGNLSPKTKQKLLEPIKIGTGGSYSPNKDTAAGLAKETGPAGTYKTLQDPNAALLNAERQATGRAPVVAAAAVAKPPAEPKRKKVKIMVVVSKLDPKTKKMDPSSGTVEHSTGILDTETGKIESKYGVIDPKKATLEALDERTGKVETHQGTIEPKSGHIHLTSGVMNPDTGRIDDSLGEVICVAPVDNPMMEVTAITGKIDPTTGKVDTVNGDVERSKGVFNVQSGFIDTKYGQLNPKTGEVRTVDPKSGKAQSKKAHVDPVTGQITLTGVVDPKTNKVDPQLAHLVAIGNHLEPVVEVVGVAGKVDKKGLIDPKTATVEASTGQVDSDTGKIDTKYGQFDLVKHTVTFVDPKSGKTEVKDIKVDPATGQVLLKNQVNPKSGKPEKDFGRLVSLRIVQTRLDPATGKVVPAEEVKDAIIDPKTNQIWVPAGKDPKTGEALYTSSQVDPKTGYVITIYGYLNKKNNEIEKQTKVDPNLTKVDATTGQVFAATGERDPATGEPLFSASQADPETGDVYTKVGKVDPKTGKIVLVKIVLVTKKDERGKPKELSPAECEIDPETGRISNVFSKTVYVYNMVDPITGEIIEVDPNDPRVAGARTTVVQTMSLTGEIDPVTGRIKTEYGLIDPNTGDIDPATAVTDPVTGKKILNYTQIDPAHFGKEVTTTKETVPITREQFFEGIKHLPRDALRRDSEASSEGDVAQYASDGAGVKDVSASGQKLGKYVTPPTVVKTTTKQVMTRDEGGVTHAVEEEIRNLGTGEVTYNTQEHKGDPNVPAVPVIPPNTEQHRVTVDENEYNEQGEIISSQTVSSKTRTVETITEATAMNPDMTVEKIEIQQQTQ
- the LOC129802920 gene encoding protein 4.1 homolog isoform X5: MPAEATKTAPPPATNAGVTQPPSAMSEEQTTPKKKSVASSGKAALAKVTLLDGSVLDVTIDRKAKGRDLLNSICAGLNIIEKDYFGLIYQTPTDPRTWLELDKPVAKFFKSDPWILQFAVKFYPPEPAQLQEDITRYHLCLQVRNDILEGRLPCSFITHALLGSYLVQSELGDYDPQEMKNRAYLKDFRFAPNQTPELEDKVVDLHKSHKGQTPAEAELHYLENAKKLAMYGVDLHPAKDSEGVDILLGVCATGLLVYRDKLRINRFAWPKILKISYKRHNFYIKIRPGEFEQYESTIGFKLANHRAAKKLWKACVEHHTFFRLMTPEPVNKSGIFPRFGSKFRYSGRTMYETRKNPIDRPAPAFERSLTGKRLSSRSMDALALEKEQNKDANKRHTMSHPPDHIPELDSPRQSRSPLKKDKKEKKPVGGVSVLPSKKKDDPKEKPEKQATAVNGNETDPNDSTLNTSDEKSPTSKRRGLGIFSSGRKKDKTPPKDKTPPKDKTPPKDKTPPKDKAPSKDEKKIAVAVETPTTGKEQTQQSGFTKPYEYTDDDPNVSPSRKNYTQGGFRYDQDPTIRAKDQDGSGGQLSPNSQARRATGLAFNYAPGEDQKVKEEAVKRQTGGELSPKTREKLARGELSPKTRDKLLKEGNLSPKTKQKLLEPIKIGTGGSYSPNKDTAAGLAKETGPAGTYKTLQDPNAALLNAERQATGRAPVVAAAAVAKPPAEPKRKKVKIMVVVSKLDPKTKKMDPSSGTVEHSTGILDTETGKIESKYGVIDPKKATLEALDERTGKVETHQGTIEPKSGHIHLTSGVMNPDTGRIDDSLGEVICVAPVDNPMMEVTAITGKIDPTTGKVDTVNGDVERSKGVFNVQSGFIDTKYGQLNPKTGEVRTVDPKSGKAQSKKAHVDPVTGQITLTGVVDPKTNKVDPQLAHLVAIGNHLEPVVEVVGVAGKVDKKGLIDPKTATVEASTGQVDSDTGKIDTKYGQFDLVKHTVTFVDPKSGKTEVKDIKVDPATGQVLLKNQVNPKSGKPEKDFGRLVSLRIVQTRLDPATGKVVPAEEVKDAIIDPKTNQIWVPAGKDPKTGEALYTSSQVDPKTGYVITIYGYLNKKNNEIEKQTKVDPNLTKVDATTGQVFAATGERDPATGEPLFSASQADPETGDVYTKVGKVDPKTGKIVLVKIVLVTKKDERGKPKELSPAECEIDPETGRISNVFSKTVYVYNMVDPITGEIIEVDPNDPRVAGARTTVVQTMSLTGEIDPVTGRIKTEYGLIDPNTGDIDPATAVTDPVTGKKILNYTQIDPAHFGKEVTTTKETVPITREQFFEGIKHLPRDALRRDSEASSEGDVAQYASDGAGVKDVSASGQKLGKYVTPPTVVKTTTKQVMTRDEGGVTHAVEEEIRNLGTGEVTYNTQEHKGDPNVPAVPVIPPNTEQHRVTVDENEYNEQGEIISSQTVSSKTRTVETITYKTERDGVVETRVEQKITIQSDGDPIDHDKALAEAIQEATAMNPDMTVEKIEIQQQTQ